A segment of the Sulfitobacter sp. D7 genome:
GAAACAACCAACCACGATCAGCAAGTGCAAAGAGTAGCTTAAACTACGCCAGATCCTGTCCAACAAATGGGGAGTAGCTCAGTCCCGATGCCTACCTCCAGTGACTGTCTATGGTCTGAACGTCTGGCGGCTCCGGCGCTGATTTCGCCAAGCTGCTCAGCTCGCAAGTATGGCATCGCATAGCCAAGCGCGGTCAGGTCGTTCAACAAGCGGACATGAGGGCAAGCGAATTGTCGGGCCAAGTCCTCGGCTATGATTGACCAGCCGCGGTTGGTCAATCTGGCGCTGCCCTCATGCACCGGACCCGCAACCGCGATGACAATTTCGGAAGGGGAGGCGGTGACCTGTCCTTGCAGATAGTCCTCAATCACCGCAGCGATGCTTGCCCAGTCCGTATTCGCCTATCTTTTGACGGAGCCAGCCTTCAACGCCCGTCTGGCAGAGCGCCAGACGGGCGTTGGTGCCGCCGATATCCGCAACAAGACGCAGGGACATCAGTTCAGACGCAGGCCGGTGTCGGGCGCAAAATAGGAGACTTTGCCCAGATCGAATGCCAACCGCTGTGTCACGCCGGGTGAAGCGGTGGTTTCGGCGTGCAACCGCGCGGTGACATGTTTGCCGCCCAACTCCATGACGGCATAGGTGTCAGCACCAGCAGGTTCCACAATGTCGATCACGCAGTCGGCTTCTTGCGAGTTCGAGCCGGATTGCGCCTTTGCATCCGCAATGTTCTCGGGGCGCACGCCGATGATCACATCCTCCGGCAGGCTGAGGTTCTTGCGGTCCGTCAGCACCATCGGCCCGCCCGACTTGCGGGCAATTTCGATCCGGGTTCCGGCACTGTCTGATTTGGCCTTTGCCGGGATCAGGTTCATCGCCGGGCTGCCCATGAAGTCCGCCACAAAGAGGTTCGCCGGGTGGTTATAGATCTCTGCCGGCGTGCCAATCTGCTGAATGATTCCGCCTTTCATCACGACGATCTTGGTGGCAAGGGTCATCGCCTCAATCTGGTCGTGGGTTACATAGACCATAGAGGCGCCCAAACGCTGGTGCAGGGACTTGATCTCGGTCCGCATTTCGACGCGCAGCTTTGCATCAAGGTTGGACAACGGCTCATCAAAAAGGAACAGCTTCGGATCGCGCACCAAGGCGCGGCCCATGGCCACCCGCTGGCGCTGGCCGCCCGACAGATGGCCGGGTTTGCGGTTGAGCAATTGCTCGATCTGCAACTGTTGCGCTACATAGGCGAGCTTCTTGTCCTGCGTCGCCTGATCCACACCGCGGACCTTCATGCCGAAGGTGATGTTCTTGGCCACGGTCATCGTCGGGTAGAGGGCGTAAGATTGGAACACCATGGCGATGTCCCGGTCCTTGGGGCTGACATTGGTCATGTCGCGCCCCCCGATATGGACTTCGCCGCCGCTGATCGGCTCAAGCCCGGCGATACAGTTGAGCAAAGTCGATTTGCCGCAGCCGGATGGGCCGACCAGTACAAGGAAGTCACCCTGTTCGATCGACACGTTAATGTCTTTGAGGATCTCAATCGAGCCATAGCTCTTGTAGAGGTTGTTGATTTCGAGAATCGGAGCCATTGGTTTATCCTTTCACGGATCCAGCGGTCAGACCGCGGACAAAGTATTTCCCGGCAATCACATAGACCAAGAGGGTCGGCAGACCTGCGATGATCGCGGCGGCCATGTCCACGTTGTATGCCTTGATGCCAGTGGTCGAATTGACGATGTTGTTGAGCGCCACGGTGACGGGCTGGGTGCCTGCCTGACTGAACGAAACGCCGAAGAGGAAGTCATTCCAGATTTGGGTGAACTGCCAGATCACAGTCACCACGATGATCGGCAGCGACAGCGGCAGGAAGATCGACCAGAATATGCGGAAGAACCCCGCGCCATCCACTTTGGCCGCCTTGGTCAGTTCGGACGGGATCGAGACATAGTAATTGCGGAAAAACAGCGTGGTGAAGCCGAGCCCATAGATCACATGAACGAAGATCAGCCCCGGAATGGTGCCCGCCATGCCCATCAGCCCCAGCACCCGCGCCATCGGCAAAAGCACCACCTGAAAGGGGATGAAGCAGCCGAACAACATCAGCGAAAAGAACAGGTTCGCGCCACGAAAACTCCATTGTGCCACGACATAGCCGTTCATCGCACCAAGCAGCGTCGAGATTGCCACCGCCGGAAGGGCGATCAGCACAGAGTTCCAGAAGAATGGCCGCACCCCTTCGCATTGGATGCCGGTGCAGGCTTCTGACCATGCCGTGCGCCATGCGGCGAAAGTCACCTCGCGGGGCAGGGCGATCAGATCACCGGTGCGGATCTCCTCAAGGCTTTTCAGCGAGGTCGTCAGCATCACGAAAAGCGGCAGCAGGTAGAACAGTGCGAAGAGCACCAGTACGATGTAAAGCACCCACCGTAGGACGATCTTGCCTGTCTGGCGATCCGCCGGGGCCTGCGCCTGAGACATTGAGAGTTCAACCATCTTTGGACCTCAATTCCGAATAAAGATAAGGGACCACGATCGAGAAGACGACGAGCATCATAATCATGGCGGAACTGGCCGCTTGACCGATATCGCCGCGCGAAAACGCCATGGCATACATGTAGGTGGCAGGCAGATCGGTCGCATATCCCGGGCCGCCGCCGGTAAGCGCGATGACCAGATCAAAGCTTTTGACGGCAAGGTGTGACAGCACGATGAAGGCCGACAAGAAGATCGGCGCCATCGCCGGAATGATAATCGCGGTATAAACCCGCCATGTCGGGATACCGTCGACCTGAGCGGCCTTGATGATCTCGCCATCGACGGAGCGCAGACCGGCGAGAAACAGCGCCATCACGAAACCGGAGCTTTGCCAGATTGCCGCGAGGACGATCGTGTAAATCGCCATGTCGGGGTCAACAAGCCAGTCGAAGGTGAAATCTTCAAACCCCCAGCCGCGCACCATGGCCTCAAGACCAAGCCCCGGATTGAGGATCCATTTCCACGCCGTGCCGGTGACGATCATCGACAGCGCCATGGGGTAGAGGTAAATCGTGCGTATTGCGCCTTCGGTGCGGATGTTCTGGTCGAGTAAGATGGCCAGCGCGAGGCCCAGCACCATAGCGATTACGATAAACAGAATACCGAAGACGAAGAGGTTGCCAAAGGCCGTCTCCCAGCGGGGCGACGCAAACAGCCGCTCGTATTGAATGAAGCCTTCGATTTCATATTTTGGCAGCAGGCGCGAGCGCGTCAGCGAGACCCATGCGGTCCAGGCGATGAAGCCGTAGACGAAGATCAGAACTGCGATGAAAGAGGGCGCCAGAACCAATTTGGGCGTGTTTTCTTCAAGCCACTTGATCATTTGATTGTCCCGGATTTGGCCTGCCCCCACGAAAACGCGGGGGCAGGAGCAGGCGTTACATGCTGTTCGCGATACCGTCTGCGAGCATCTGGACCGCATCGGCAGAGGACATGTCCGAGTTGAAATGCGCCGTCACCACATCGGTGATCGCACCGGCCTGTGCGCCGCGCAGGGCCATGCCATGTGCATAGCTTGGCAGCAGCGCATCACCGTCGGAACTGGCTTGCATGTCATCGGCGGAAAGACGGGCGCAGTCGTCGAATTCATCCAGCGCTACATCGGTGCGGGCGGGGATCGACCCTTTGTTGAGGTTGAACACCTTTTGGAAGTTCTGACCGACGACCAGTTCAGCAAGCAGTTGCTGCCCGGCTTTCTTGTCTTCGCCATCGACGTCGAACATCGCGAAGCTGTCTACGTTGTAGAGGAAGCCTTCGCCCGGCGCAGAGGCACAGAGGAAGTCTTCGCCCGGCACTTTGCCTGCGGCCATAAACTCACCCTTGGCCCAGTCGCCCATGATCTGGAAGGCGGCTTCGCCGTTCATCACCATCGAGGTGGCGAGGTTCCAGTCACGGCCCGAGAAGTTGCTGTCGACAAAGCCACGCATGATGCGCATCTGGTCGAACACCGCAATCATAGCATCGGAAGTGAGTGTCTCTTTGTCGAGCTCTACAAAGGCCTTGCGATAGCCTTCTGGCCCGAGGATGCCCAGAGCCACAGCCTCAAAAACCGTGGCGTCTTGCCAAGCCTGTCCACCATGCGCCAGCGGGATGATCCCGGCCTCTTGCAGTTTCTCGGCGGCGGCGTTGAACCCTTCCCAAGTCGTCGGCATCTCAATGCCATTGGCGCTTAGTACTTCTGCATTGGCCCAGATCCAATCGACCCGGTGCACGTTAACGGGTGCGGCACACCATGTGCCTTCACACTTCATATGGCCGGCGATGGAGGCGGGCAGCACTGCGTCCCAGTTGTTGGCTTCAGCAACATCAGAGATATCGGCCAGAACGCCTTCTTCGTACCATTCCTGAATTGCGGGGCCTTTGAGCTGCACCGCCGTCGGCGCATTGCCCGACAGCACGCGGGCGCGCAGTGCGGTCATCGCCGCGTCACCACCGCCACCGGCCACCGGCATATCGGTCCAACTGCCGCCTTTGTCAGCGAATTCTTTTTGCAGAACGGCAACAGATTTGGCTTCGCCGCCAGATGTCCAATAGTGCAGCACTTCGGCGGTCGGTTCGGCAACAGCCGAAGTTGCTACAATCATCGACAGAGCAGAGACTGCCCCAGTTACATAGGCTTTCATTAGATGTCCTCCCGTGGAAATTACGGCCCTCCCAGACCGGATAACGGGAGACTGAGCCTGAAGGGCAAAGCATGCAATGCGGACATAGCGGGTATCTGCGCCCGACATGCATTTATTCCCGCCGCCCGTTACAGCTTGTTACTTAGCCGTGGATTTTGTTGCATCATACTACATAAACGAGGGGCGAGGCAGCGGTATCCCGCGCCAGCCTAAGGAGGAGAGCGGTTGACGATTCCCCGAATTCTGGTGGTCGATGACGACCCCGAAATGCGTCAGATGATGACGCAATTCCTCCGTAAACACGGGACAATCGCGCTGCCCGCTGCCACGGAAGCCGAGGTTGCGGCTCATCTCGAAGGCGGGCGGGTCGATCTGATTTTGTTAGACGTCATGCTGGGGGACGAAAACGGGCTCGATATCTGTGGGCGGCTGCGACAGGAGCAGGACGTGCCGATCATCATGGTGTCGGCCCTTTCGGCAGATCACCAGCGCATGGAGGGCTACGCGGTGGGGGCCGATGATTACATCGCCAAGCCTTTTAACCCCGAACTCCTGCTCGCCCGCGTAAAGGCCGTGCTGCACCGAACGCGGCGGTCGTCTTCGCTGGTGCATCGCCGCAACACCAAGACGTTCACCTTTTCCGGCTGGACCTATGACGCAAAGCACAACGAGGCGCGCTCTCCTACCGGGGTGCAGGTGTCCCTTTCCCGGCGCGAGACTGCCTTGCTGCGGGTGCTTCTTGCAAATCCCCACATACCCCTGACCCGCGAGGAGATCGCCGTCGCGCTTGACGTCACCGGCGAGGCAGAACCGCAGGGCGAAGGACTTGGTCGCGCCATCGACGTGCTGGTCGGGCGGCTGCGCTCAAAGATTGAGGCAGACCCCAAGCACCCCAAATTCCTCAAAACCGAACGCGGGGTCGGCTACGTTTTTGCGGTCGACGTGATGGAACAGGACACGTGATCAAGCGCCGCAGCCTTCGGACGATCGGCAGCCTCCTCGTTATCGCGGCCTTCATAGCGGGCGGGCTTGCCGTCTGGCTTTGGAGCAATTCAAATGCAAGCTGGCGGGCGCATCAGGAGCGGGCCTATGTCGCGGGCATCAACCTTTACTACGCCGTGCAAAACGGCACCGTCCCGGCCGAAGAGGTGCAAATTCGTGCCCTGTCACCGGAAGATCAGGTCCACGCCGCTAACGGGGCCTTTCGCCAGATTTCGCAGGCCCCTCACGCCGCGCGGGTGACCATCGTCTTGATCTCTGCCGACAGCGCCAACAGTCAGACCGGTGCGCCCCTCACCATGGCGATCCTGTCGCCCGACCTTACCTACAAACTGGCCGAGATTCCTAACCGGGCCTATCAAACGGCAGCGGAAAAGGCTGGCGAGGTGTTTCGACTGGTAGCCTCCTATTGCACCGATCCGGTCGTGCTTGCCCAGATGGGCAGCGCCCCGTGGTTTGAGATTGACGGCGCTTCGGTGCTCAACTGCGACGCAGCGCCCGCCGACCATCGCATGTGGGCAGTTCTTTTGGCCGCGCTTTCCATGGGGGTGATCCTCACGGTGATCCTGAACCTCTCGGCTGAGTTTTCTCAATTCGCCGAACAATTGCGCAGCCGCCGACGCATCGGTGGCCCGGCGAGCTATGAGTTGCCCGGACCACAAGAATTGCAGGAGATCGTCGCCGCCGTGAACAGTTTCCTCGAAGATGAGCGCCAGCAATTGTCCAGCCGCGCTGCCGTCCTTTCAGGGGTCAGTCACGACCTTGGAACACCCGCCACGCGGCTTCGGCTGCGGACTGCGCTGATCCCGGATTCCGAATTGCGCCAGAAGCTTGAGGCCGATATCGACAGCATGACAGGCATTATCGAAAGCGTGCTGACCTATACGCGGGCCGAGATGAATGTCGAAGCGCCCCGCAAGCTCTCGCTCGGCTCGCTGATCGATTCAATCGTCGCGGACTATCAGGATATGGGCAAGGATGTGACCTTCCGCGAAGGCTCTGACATTATTGTGCAAGGCGCGCGCTCGGTCTTCACGTCGCGGCAGGGCCAAAGCGTATTCGCACCTGACCGGGATGTTACCGTGATGGGGCGGCCGATCTCGCTTGAACGCGCGGTAACAAACCTCATCGAAAACGCCCTCAAATACGGTCGACGCGCCACCGTCGCGTTGGAAGCCGATGCCCAGACGGCAACGATCGTTATCGAAGACGAGGGCTCGGAAAGCTCTGCTGCGGATATGGAAGCTCTGATGGCGCCATTCCAGCGCGGTACCAACACAGCAACGATCGACGGTTATGGCCTTGGCCTTACAATCGTCGCGGCGATTGCGAAAATGCACGGTGGATCGCTGTCGTTCAAGGACACGCCCGTCGGCCTATCCGCCTGCCTTTTGATCGATAGAGGGTGATTAAAGAGGTTAATTGGTGCCGCGTTTGGAACATTCACAGTGACGAAATGCGCGCCGTTGCAATCGCTGCACTTTATCGCGATTGGCAGCATCGCCATAGGCGCAGGTATCTCAACGCCGTTGCGCATTTCATTGCGTTTTATGATGGCGTATTGGTCGATGTCACAAGAGTTCCCAGCACTGATTTCAATCGCGTCCATTGGGGTGGGCACCGCGAATTGACGTTTCGCCCGATCTGTCGACCTTCACTCTTCGGAAATGTTGCGCCATGCATGGCCGGTTTGGTGAAGCTACACTGCAGCGCTCGGCCGTGAAGCGAACGGCAGGTAAGGGCCGGTATTACCTGTCAAAGCGAGTAGAAAGTGGCTTGCCAACGTGACACTCGGCAGTCGAATACCCCGCAAGGGACTGGCATTGGCGGCGTGCTTGGCAAACCGGCCCTGAGGAAAATGGTTGCGACGATAGGCGGTGGGCCGATATTCCGGCTAACTGGCGCGGCCCCAAGCGTTGAGGAGCATTGGCAAAAGCTCTCCCAACCATAGGCTGGGCCTATTTGCTTGGAATCCGTGATCGGTATTTCTTCTGCGGCAATCAATGCTCAACAGGAGAGACCCAAATGAAAGCCCCCACCACCCTAATCAAAGGCGGCCTGCTGGCGGTTAGCCTTGCGGCCTTTGCACCGGTTGCCGCCTTGGCTGCCGATGTGTCCATCCGACTTGGCCACGTTCTGCCGGAAAGCCACAGCTGGCACACCGCTGCAAGCGGGTTCGCGGACGAAGTGAACAGCCGCACCGAGGGCCGCGTCGCGATTGAGGTCTTCCCTTCGGGCCAACTTGGCAGCGAAAAAGAAGTGATCGAGGGCCTACAATTCGGCTCGGTTCAGGCCGGACTGATCGGCTCAGGCTCGTTTCAAGGGATCGAGCCGCGCATGGGCATCATCGAGATGCCCTACGCATGGGGCGCCCGCGAACAGGCGTTTGCCGCGCTTGACGGCGATCTGGGTGCCGCGCTGGCCGAGATGATGGATGCCAAAGGCATCAAGGTTCTGGGTTGGTGGGAAAACGGCTTCCGCAACATCACCAATAATGTCCGCCCAATTGAAAATCCGGAAGACCTCGCCGGTCTAAAAATCCGCGTCACACCAGACAAGGTGCGGCTTGCTACGTTCGAAGGACTGGGCGCTGAGCCCGCACCGCTGTCCTTCGGTGAGCTATATTCAGCGCTGCAACAAGGTCTGTTCGACGCGCAGGAAAACCCGCTGGCGATCATCTACTCGGCCTCTTTCTTTGAGGTGCAGAAGTACGTCTCGCTGTCTGAGCACATCTGGGGGGCCGCGACGCTGACCATGTCGAGCGCGACGTGGGACAAAATCTCGCCCGAGGACCAGACCATCGTGATGGAGGCCGCCACTACTTGGGGTCTGAAACAGCGCGATATGGTTGCCGCCGCGAATGACGAGTTGATTGCGCAGCTTGAAGCGAAGGGCATGGCGTTCAACGAGGTCGACAAGGCTGCCTTTATCGAAGCGGTCGCGCCGATCTGGGAAAGCCAGAAGGACGTCTATGGCGAGGATCTTCTGACCATCCTTGACCAGTACCGCAAATGACCCTGCGGCCTGAAATCACAGAAGTTGCATCGGTGGAGCCGGTGCAACTTTTCGACTTTACACAGAAAGTGCTGTTTTCACCGGCGGCGCGCGGCGAGGGCTTTATCAAGCTTTCCGTGACCACCGGCCGAAAGGGTGCGAAGTCCACCGCGCACAGCCATCCCCGGGACGAGGTTACGCTCACACTTAAAGGAGAAGCGATCCTACGGGCAGGGGGCGAGGAATTCCACATGACCGAAGGCACCGCCGTGCGCTTGCCGCCGGGGCTCGATCACACGGTCGAGGTGATCTCAGACGAATGGGTCGTTGTCGCGGCCTATTGCGACGAATGCATGCTCTGTCGCGGACCGGAAGGATTTCTGAAACCATGACACTCGGGACCGGGTCGCTGCGCGCGGCCACTTTGATCGACCGTGCCGCGCGCTGGTTTGGCGCCGCTCTGGTGGCGGGGTTTGCCGCGATGGTCGTCTACGTCGTCATCTCGCGCTACCTGTTTTCCTCCACACCGCGTTGGGCTGAGGAACTGCCCCGGCTGGCGTTGGTCTGGCTCACCTTCGTGGGCGCGATCTCGGGCTTTGTGCGCGGCTCGCATTTTCGCGCCGGGCTGCTCGACCTGATCGTCATGCCGCCGATGCTGCGCCGTGGGCTGGCCGTTCTTGCCTGGCTGGCGAGCTTTGTTTTTCTGGTGGTGTTTATCTGGACGGGCTGGAAACTGACCGGGATCACTTGGTCACACCAGACGACCGCACTCTCGCTACCCGTAGGTCTGTTCTACCTCTCCCTGCCGGTCTGCTGCGGTCTCGCCCTTCTGGGCCTCATCCTGAAAGGGGGCCGGACATGAGCCTTGCGCTTGCTCTTCTTCTCGTGGTCTTCGTTGTATTGGTGCTGCTGGACGCGCCGATTGCCGTCGCGTTGGGCTTGTCGTCGATGTTCTACCTACTGATTGCCGATGCTGCGCCGATGATCGTTGTGGCCCAGCGGGCCGTGGCAGGGATCAACAGCTTTACGCTGCTGGCAATCCCACTGTTTCTTTTGGCCGGGCTGTTAATGGTCCATGGCGGGCTCGCACCCCGGATCATTGCACTGTGTTCGGCGCTCATCGGGCGGCGCACCGGCGGGCTGGCGATGGTCATGATCATTGCTTGCATGATGTTCGGCTCGCTTTCCGGGTCTGGCGTGGCCGATGTGGTGGCGATCGGGACGATGATGCTGCCTGCAATGCGCGACCAAGGCTATGCGCCGGGGTTCAGCGCGGCAGCTCTGGGCTGCGCGGGGTCGCTCGGCACCGTGATACCGCCTTCAATCGTGCTGATCGTCTATGGCACCGCCACCAACAGCTCAATCGGCCAACTTTTCGTGGCCGCGATCATACCCGGAATCCTTCTGGGCCTCGGGCTGATGTTGGTAGCGTGGTGGATTTCGCGCCGCAACGGATGGCAGGGCGGAGAGCCGTTTTCTTGGGGTGAACTTGGCCGTGCTGCCAAGGGCTCGATCCTCGCCATGCTGGCACCGATCATCATTGTCGGTGGGATCCGACTGGGGATATTTACCCCCACCGAAGCTGCGGGCATCGGCGTGGCCTATGCGCTTTTTATCGGCATTTTTGTCTATCGCGCGCTGAGCCTCAAGATGCTGGCCCAACTCTTGCGTGAGACTACGGAAATGACCGGTGTGATCTTGCTGGTGATTGCCGCGGCGTCGGTCTTTGGCTGGATCCTCGCTGCCGAACAGGTGCCGCAGATGGCCGTTGCAGGGATCACGCAGGCGACCGAAAGCGGCACTGTTGCCTTGCTGATGATGATGGCGGTCTTGTTGATCCTCGGCACGTTCATGGAAAGCATCGCGATCATTCTGATCCTCGCGCCGGTCTTCCTGCCAATCCTTGGCCACTACGGTATCGACCCCGTCTACTTTGGCATTTTGCTGACCATCAACCTTGCCATCGGCGCGAACACCCCACCGCTTGGCATTGACCTGATGGCCGCCTGTCGTGTGGGGCAAATTCCGCTTAGCGACTCGTTTAAATACCTCGTGCCGCTGCTTGGCGTGATGGTCGGCGTGTTGCTGCTTCTTGTCCTGTTTCCTGCTCTAATTACCGATCTTCCGGGCCTCCTGTTCTGATCCCGGCTCTCAAGAAAGAAAGTTTCTCATGTCAATAACTCCCGATACCCGCGTTGACCTCGATCGGTTCTGGTCGACCATTGAAGCCTCGGCAGAGATCGGCAAAGGCCGCCCGGGCGGGTTGTCGCGCCTGACGCTGAGCGATGACGACCAAGCCATGCGAGACCTGTTTCGTAGCTGGTGCGAAGAGGCCGGGCTGAGCGTCGAGGTGGACGCCGTCGGCAATATCTTTGGTCGCCGCGACGGCACCGATAACGACCTGCCGCCGATCCTGATCGGCAGCCATCTCGACACCCAGATTAACGGCGGGCGCTTTGATGGCATCGCAGGCGTGCTGGCCGGGCTGGAAGTGATCCGCAGCCTCAACGATGCGGGCCATGTCACCAAACGCCCTATCTTCGTTGTCGATTGGACCAATGAGGAAGGCGCGCGGTTCTCGCCGCCGATGGTCGCGTCGGGTTGTTTCATCGGAAAATACGATATCGATTGGGTGCATGACCTAGTCGGCGACGATGGCGCGCGCTTTGGGGATGAGCTGGAGCGGATCGGCTACAAGGGCGACCGCGCCTGTAAGGCGGGGGAGATCGACGCCTATTTCGAGCTGCATATCGAGCAGGGGCCGATCCTTGACGCAGAAAATAGGCAGGTCGGCATCGTCACCGGCGGTTACCCTGTGCGCGGCATGCGGGCGTCGTTCAAGGGCCAGACCTCGCACACCGGGCCGACGCCGATGGATCTGCGCAAGAACGCACTGGCGGCAGGGGCGCGCTGGCTGACGGCGGTGGACGACATTGGCTGGGATTTCGCGGTGCATGACGGCAAGGCCACCGCCGCACGGTTGACCGCCTGGCCCAATAAACCGGGCATCCTGTCGGACGAGGCCGAGGCGGTTTGCGATGTCCGGCATCCCGATCCGATCACGACCCGTGCGATGGCGGAAAAGATGCGCCGTGCGCTTTATGAATCCGCTGCGCGCTGTGGTTGCGAGGCGCAGATCGAAGATGAATGGGAATGGGGTGGCGACATCTTCGATCACGAGATGATCGACGGCATCCGCGATGAGGCGATCCGAATGGGTTTCAACTGGCGGGATATCCAGAGCCAAGCAGGCCATGACGCCTATTTCCTTGCCACCCATTGCCCGACCGCGATGATCTTCACGCCCTGCGAAAACGGCATCACCCACAATAACGAAGAAAATTGCACGCCCGAGAGTTTCGTCGCCGGGCTGAATATCTTGCTGCATGCCGTCGTCAATCGGGCCGATCGATGAGCGCATTGATCGGACATGAGGCGCTTGAAGCCGCGCTGGGCTGGCCCGATCTGATCGGGCAATTGCGCGACTGGTACTGCGGCAACGCGGTGCAGGCCCCGGACCGGCAGGTGCTGAGCATCGCTCAGCCCGATGGCAGCGAAGCCTCGCTTCTGATCATGCCCGCATGGGTTCCGGGTGAAAGCATCGGCGTCAAGGTGGTGACCTTTTTTCCCGGCAACGCCGCCAAAGGGTGCCCGACGATCAATGCAGGGTATCTGTTGTTTGATGGCGAAACCGGACAGATGCAGGCGGCGCTGGATGGCGACGCATTGACCGCGCGGCGCACGGCGGCGGCCTCGGCACTGGCGGCGGATTTCCTCGCACGTAAGGACGCCCGTCATTTGCTGATCGTCGGCACCGGGCAGCTTTCGCTCGCCGTGGCGGCGGCGCATTGTGCGGTGCGGTCTTACACAACGGTGTCGATATGGGGGCGCAGCCGCGAAAAGGCGGTGGCTGTCGCCGAAGCGCTCCGCGCACAGGGTCTGCCTGCGCAAGCCGCGCGTGACCTCGAAGTGGCGTGCCGAGCCGCGGATGTGATCAGCACAGTCACCGCCTCGACAGCGCCGATCATCCATGGCCACTGGCTCAAACCCGGCAGTCACCT
Coding sequences within it:
- a CDS encoding Zn-dependent hydrolase; translation: MSITPDTRVDLDRFWSTIEASAEIGKGRPGGLSRLTLSDDDQAMRDLFRSWCEEAGLSVEVDAVGNIFGRRDGTDNDLPPILIGSHLDTQINGGRFDGIAGVLAGLEVIRSLNDAGHVTKRPIFVVDWTNEEGARFSPPMVASGCFIGKYDIDWVHDLVGDDGARFGDELERIGYKGDRACKAGEIDAYFELHIEQGPILDAENRQVGIVTGGYPVRGMRASFKGQTSHTGPTPMDLRKNALAAGARWLTAVDDIGWDFAVHDGKATAARLTAWPNKPGILSDEAEAVCDVRHPDPITTRAMAEKMRRALYESAARCGCEAQIEDEWEWGGDIFDHEMIDGIRDEAIRMGFNWRDIQSQAGHDAYFLATHCPTAMIFTPCENGITHNNEENCTPESFVAGLNILLHAVVNRADR
- a CDS encoding TRAP transporter large permease; amino-acid sequence: MSLALALLLVVFVVLVLLDAPIAVALGLSSMFYLLIADAAPMIVVAQRAVAGINSFTLLAIPLFLLAGLLMVHGGLAPRIIALCSALIGRRTGGLAMVMIIACMMFGSLSGSGVADVVAIGTMMLPAMRDQGYAPGFSAAALGCAGSLGTVIPPSIVLIVYGTATNSSIGQLFVAAIIPGILLGLGLMLVAWWISRRNGWQGGEPFSWGELGRAAKGSILAMLAPIIIVGGIRLGIFTPTEAAGIGVAYALFIGIFVYRALSLKMLAQLLRETTEMTGVILLVIAAASVFGWILAAEQVPQMAVAGITQATESGTVALLMMMAVLLILGTFMESIAIILILAPVFLPILGHYGIDPVYFGILLTINLAIGANTPPLGIDLMAACRVGQIPLSDSFKYLVPLLGVMVGVLLLLVLFPALITDLPGLLF
- a CDS encoding ornithine cyclodeaminase family protein, encoding MSALIGHEALEAALGWPDLIGQLRDWYCGNAVQAPDRQVLSIAQPDGSEASLLIMPAWVPGESIGVKVVTFFPGNAAKGCPTINAGYLLFDGETGQMQAALDGDALTARRTAAASALAADFLARKDARHLLIVGTGQLSLAVAAAHCAVRSYTTVSIWGRSREKAVAVAEALRAQGLPAQAARDLEVACRAADVISTVTASTAPIIHGHWLKPGSHLDLIGAFKGDMRESDDQAITQAELFVDLRAGASLAGDLAQPLDAGQITPGHIRADLAELCQRAHPGRRDDTARTVFKSAGMALQDLAAANLARDHAISG